The Drosophila teissieri strain GT53w chromosome X, Prin_Dtei_1.1, whole genome shotgun sequence genome has a segment encoding these proteins:
- the LOC122623480 gene encoding histone deacetylase 4 isoform X1: MSSPDDRIPIHDLPSEAGSDERLLHITPATLTLDFKPHPAVDIDQQIMELKKSQELQKQRLINSFQEQSKQMELEHKLQLEHKYQFAVNSHGAFQELRNESMVTAAAAAAAAVAQEQHRQQLHQHQQQQQQQQQHQQQQHQQQHQQQQQQQQQQQARGRDGMKLKQNCSANASPEVKQILNCFILSRKSQAAASNGTTTTSPYRNRGVVKSSSGESLPAGTVTSAHPYKIPQPPPSLLKYESDFPLRKTASEPNLLKIRLKQSVIERKARIGGPAGARRHERLLQAAQRRQQKNSVLTNCNSTPDSGPNSPPSAAALAVGVVGSRGSPTSAPIQEENEEGSQYQPGQRSSINDLPLFSSPSLPNISLGRPHLPNSAQAHAQVNAQVAAQAQAQAQAQAQAHAMFAALAAAQGGCGQPGYYNPLGMAFVGRQPAPLAMIPATGIAPQQPSPVVRSASATSTSSSQASLVGDVAPPQAHAASTILPSSSSYMQQLGSVAGSGVNLHAAAVAAAAAAAAAAGSLPPTNSHGHGHGTHAHAHGHGHGHGHGLYAGHQHNVPITDAQVAQVHLHKQGHRPLGRTQSAPLPLGHPMLTGAVQLNVVQTHYENSEAERQAYEHQVVNQKVRQTVLTRSGAAAAAAAAAGVSVVREAQLKEEDDDSAAEVMDLTDKKKPPKTVLTNTIATSTSQNLPEALAAAAAAAAYRAPHTTSGNSISVSASVTKSGIKLRDQEYLQQQREQLLLLQQEEELAKSLMRPLSRTLSSPLVPLGPHGLSQIPDTGQQPAPIATSSSADHIPPVNLSLPHRQHRQLMSTLYASQLRNHQPTASGSPPHKVTTGLAYDPLMLKHSCICGDNAQHPEHSGRLQSVWARLNETDLVKRCDRLRARKATQEELQSVHTEAHAMLFGSNQCQLSRPKLENTLSASFVRLSCGGLGVDLDTTWNEHHTATAARMAAGCVIDLALKTAKGDLRNGFAVVRPPGHHAEANLAMGFCFFNSIAIAAKLLRQRMPEVRRILIVDWDVHHGNGTQQAFYQSPDILYLSIHRHDDGNFFPGTGGPTECGSGAGLGFNVNISWSGALNPPLGDAEYIAAFRTVVMPIARSFNPDIVLVSSGFDAATGHPAPLGGYHVSPACFGFMTRELLQLANGKVVLALEGGYDLAAICDSAQECVRALLGDPAAPIAKAELERPPCQNAINTLQKTIAIQQTHWPCVRMLEHTVGLSALETLKVEHDESETINAMAGLSMQSMHRTLSRDDSEEPMDQDETK; the protein is encoded by the exons CTCAAGAAGAGCCAGGAGCTGCAGAAGCAGCGGCTTATCAACTCGTTTCAGGAGCAATCGAAGCAAATGGAATTGGAGCATAAACTCCAACTGGAGCACAAGTATCAA TTTGCGGTGAATTCACATGGCGCTTTCCAGGAATTGCGAAACGAGAGCATGGTgaccgccgccgctgctgcggcCGCTGCGGTCGCTCAGGAGCAACATCGCCAGCAGTTGcatcaacatcagcagcagcaacagcagcagcagcaacaccagcagcaacagcaccagcagcaacatcagcagcagcagcagcaacagcagcagcaacaggcacGCGGCAGGGATGGCATGAAACTCAAGCAGAACTGTAGTGCCAATGCCAGTCCCGAGGTCAAACAGATTCTCAAC TGCTTCATCCTGAGCAGGAAGTCGCAGGCGGCGGCCTCGAATGGCACAACGACAACGTCGCCCTACAGGAATCG CGGCGTGGTGAAGAGCTCCTCGGGCGAATCCCTCCCAGCCGGAACCGTGACCAGTGCGCATCCGTACAAAATACCTCAGCCGCCCCCCTCACTGCTCAAATATGAATCCGATTTTCCGCTAAGGAAGACAG CATCCGAACCCAACCTGCTGAAGATCCGGCTGAAGCAGAGCGTCATCGAGCGCAAGGCCCGCATCGGAGGACCGGCGGGAGCCCGGCGCCACGAACGACTCCTCCAGGCGGCGCAGCGCCGGCAGCAAAAGAACTCGGTTCTCACAA ACTGCAACAGTACACCGGACTCTGGACCCAATTCGCCGCCCTCGGCAGCCGCGCtggcggtgggcgtggtcggTAGCCGTGGATCACCGACGAGTGCACCCATCCAGGAGGAGAACGAGGAGGGCAGCCAATATCAGCCGGGCCAGCGGAGCAGCATCAACGATTTGCCACTGTTCAGCTCGCCCTCGCTGCCGAACATTTCGCTGGGGCGACCGCATTTACCCAACTCGGCGCAGGCGCATGCCCAGGTGAATGCCCAGGTGGCTGCCCAGGCTCAGGCCCAGGCGCAGGCACAGGCCCAGGCGCATGCCATGTTCGCGGCACTGGCTGCCGCCCAGGGTGGCTGCGGTCAGCCGGGCTACTACAACCCACTGGGCATGGCCTTCGTGGGCCGCCAACCGGCGCCGCTGGCCATGATTCCGGCCACGGGGATAGCGCCACAGCAACCGTCGCCGGTGGTGCGCAGTGCATCGGCCACCTCGACATCGTCGTCGCAGGCCTCGCTGGTGGGCGATGTGGCGCCACCGCAGGCGCATGCCGCCTCCACCATTCTgccctcgtcgtcgtcctaCATGCAGCAATTGGGCAGTGTGGCCGGCTCGGGGGTTAATCTCCatgccgccgccgtcgctgcagcggcagcagcagccgccgccgccggtTCACTGCCACCGACCAATAGCCATGGTCATGGACACGGCACCCACGCACATGCCCATGGGcacggacatggccatggccatggcctcTATGCGGGCCACCAGCACAACGTGCCCATCACGGACGCCCAGGTGGCGCAGGTGCATCTGCACAAACAGGGCCACCGGCCGCTGGGACGAACGCAGTCGGCACCACTGCCCCTTGGCCATCCGATGCTGACCGGCGCTGTGCAGTTGAATGTGGTCCAGACGCACTACGAGAATAGTGAG GCGGAACGGCAGGCGTACGAGCACCAGGTGGTTAACCAGAAAGTCCGTCAAACCGTCCTCACTCGCAgcggagctgctgcagcagccgctgccgccgccggcGTGAGCGTGGTGCGTGAGGCGCAGCtgaaggaggaggacgacgactCGGCCGCCGAGGTAATGGACCTCACGGACAAGAAAAAACCGCCGAAGACGGTGCTGACCAACACGATAGCCACCAGTACGTCCCAGAATCTGCCCGAAGCtttggcagcggcggcggcggcagccgCTTACCGTGCGCCGCACACCACGTCCGGTAactccatctccgtctccgCCTCCGTCACAAAGTCCGGCATTAAGCTGCGGGACCAGGAGTatctgcaacagcagcgggagcagctATTGCTCCTGCAGCAGGAGGAAGAACTGGCGAAGAGCCTGATGCGTCCGCTCTCGCGAACGCTTAGCAGTCCGCTGGTGCCGCTGGGGCCACATGGTCTAAGTCAGATTCCCGACACTGGACAGCAGCCGGCACCGATAGCCACATCCTCGTCGGCCGATCATATACCGCCCGTCAACCTCTCGCTGCCGCATCGCCAGCACCGCCAGCTAATGAGCACCCTATATGCCAGCCAATTGCGTAACCATCAGCCAACGGCGAGTGGTTCACCGCCGCACAAGGTCACCACCGGTTTGGCCTACGATCCGCTTATGCTGAAGCACTCGTGTATTTGCGGGGACAATGCCCAGCATCCGGAGCACAGTGGTCGATTGCAGAGCGTGTGGGCACGGCTGAATGAAACGGATCTGGTGAAGCGTTGCGATCGCCTGCGCGCTCGCAAGGCGAcgcaggaggagctgcagaGTGTGCACACAGAGGCGCATGCCATGCTCTTCGGCTCGAATCAGTGTCAGTTGAGCAGGCCCAAGTTGGAGAACACGTTGTCGGCCAGCTTCGTTCGTCTGTCGTGCGGCGGTTTGGGTGTGGATCTGGATACCACGTGGAATGAGCACCATACGGCCACCGCTGCACGAATGGCCGCCGGTTGTGTTATCGACTTGGCGCTCAAGACGGCCAAGGGTGACCTGCGGAATGGTTTTGCCGTTGTGCGGCCGCCGGGCCATCATGCGGAGGCCAATCTGGCCATGGGCTTCTGTTTCTTCAATTCGATCGCCATTGCGGCCAAGCTGCTACGTCAGCGGATGCCCGAGGTGCGGCGCATCCTTATTGTCGATTGG GATGTGCATCACGGCAATGGCACACAGCAAGCATTCTACCAAAGTCCCGACATTCTATATCTTTCCATACATCGACACGATGACGGTAACTTCTTTCCCGGCACAGGTGGACCCACAGAG tgCGGCTCCGGTGCTGGTCTCGGCTTTAACGTGAACATCTCATGGTCTGGGGCACTTAATCCGCCACTGGGCGACGCCGAGTATATCGCTGCATTCCGTACCGTTGTGATGCCCATCGCGCGGAGCTTTAATCCGGACATTGTGCTGGTATCCTCCGGTTTCGATGCGGCCACCGGCCATCCGGCACCGCTGGGTGGCTACCATGTCTCACCGGCCTGCTTTGGGTTCATGACCCGCGAACTACTTCAGCTGGCCAACGGCAAAGTGGTGCTGGCCCTCGAGGGCGGCTACGATCTGGCCGCCATCTGTGATTCCGCCCAGGAGTGTGTGCGGGCGCTGCTCGGCGATCCCGCTGCTCCCATAGCTAAGGCCGAGCTGGAGCGCCCGCCCTGCCAGAATGCCATCAATACGCTCCAGAAGACGATAGCCATTCAG CAAACGCACTGGCCCTGCGTGAGGATGCTGGAGCATACGGTGGGCTTGTCTGCGCTGGAGACGCTCAAGGTGGAGCACGACGAGTCCGAGACGATCAACGCCATGGCTGGCCTCTCGATGCAGTCGATGCACAG AACTCTATCCCGCGATGATTCCGAGGAGCCGATGGACCAGGATGAAACCAAATAG
- the LOC122623480 gene encoding histone deacetylase 4 isoform X4, which yields MSSPDDRIPIHDLPSEAGSDERLLHITPATLTLDFKPHPAVDIDQQIMELKKSQELQKQRLINSFQEQSKQMELEHKLQLEHKYQFAVNSHGAFQELRNESMVTAAAAAAAAVAQEQHRQQLHQHQQQQQQQQQHQQQQHQQQHQQQQQQQQQQQARGRDGMKLKQNCSANASPEVKQILNCFILSRKSQAAASNGTTTTSPYRNRGVVKSSSGESLPAGTVTSAHPYKIPQPPPSLLKYESDFPLRKTDCNSTPDSGPNSPPSAAALAVGVVGSRGSPTSAPIQEENEEGSQYQPGQRSSINDLPLFSSPSLPNISLGRPHLPNSAQAHAQVNAQVAAQAQAQAQAQAQAHAMFAALAAAQGGCGQPGYYNPLGMAFVGRQPAPLAMIPATGIAPQQPSPVVRSASATSTSSSQASLVGDVAPPQAHAASTILPSSSSYMQQLGSVAGSGVNLHAAAVAAAAAAAAAAGSLPPTNSHGHGHGTHAHAHGHGHGHGHGLYAGHQHNVPITDAQVAQVHLHKQGHRPLGRTQSAPLPLGHPMLTGAVQLNVVQTHYENSEAERQAYEHQVVNQKVRQTVLTRSGAAAAAAAAAGVSVVREAQLKEEDDDSAAEVMDLTDKKKPPKTVLTNTIATSTSQNLPEALAAAAAAAAYRAPHTTSGNSISVSASVTKSGIKLRDQEYLQQQREQLLLLQQEEELAKSLMRPLSRTLSSPLVPLGPHGLSQIPDTGQQPAPIATSSSADHIPPVNLSLPHRQHRQLMSTLYASQLRNHQPTASGSPPHKVTTGLAYDPLMLKHSCICGDNAQHPEHSGRLQSVWARLNETDLVKRCDRLRARKATQEELQSVHTEAHAMLFGSNQCQLSRPKLENTLSASFVRLSCGGLGVDLDTTWNEHHTATAARMAAGCVIDLALKTAKGDLRNGFAVVRPPGHHAEANLAMGFCFFNSIAIAAKLLRQRMPEVRRILIVDWDVHHGNGTQQAFYQSPDILYLSIHRHDDGNFFPGTGGPTECGSGAGLGFNVNISWSGALNPPLGDAEYIAAFRTVVMPIARSFNPDIVLVSSGFDAATGHPAPLGGYHVSPACFGFMTRELLQLANGKVVLALEGGYDLAAICDSAQECVRALLGDPAAPIAKAELERPPCQNAINTLQKTIAIQQTHWPCVRMLEHTVGLSALETLKVEHDESETINAMAGLSMQSMHRTLSRDDSEEPMDQDETK from the exons CTCAAGAAGAGCCAGGAGCTGCAGAAGCAGCGGCTTATCAACTCGTTTCAGGAGCAATCGAAGCAAATGGAATTGGAGCATAAACTCCAACTGGAGCACAAGTATCAA TTTGCGGTGAATTCACATGGCGCTTTCCAGGAATTGCGAAACGAGAGCATGGTgaccgccgccgctgctgcggcCGCTGCGGTCGCTCAGGAGCAACATCGCCAGCAGTTGcatcaacatcagcagcagcaacagcagcagcagcaacaccagcagcaacagcaccagcagcaacatcagcagcagcagcagcaacagcagcagcaacaggcacGCGGCAGGGATGGCATGAAACTCAAGCAGAACTGTAGTGCCAATGCCAGTCCCGAGGTCAAACAGATTCTCAAC TGCTTCATCCTGAGCAGGAAGTCGCAGGCGGCGGCCTCGAATGGCACAACGACAACGTCGCCCTACAGGAATCG CGGCGTGGTGAAGAGCTCCTCGGGCGAATCCCTCCCAGCCGGAACCGTGACCAGTGCGCATCCGTACAAAATACCTCAGCCGCCCCCCTCACTGCTCAAATATGAATCCGATTTTCCGCTAAGGAAGACAG ACTGCAACAGTACACCGGACTCTGGACCCAATTCGCCGCCCTCGGCAGCCGCGCtggcggtgggcgtggtcggTAGCCGTGGATCACCGACGAGTGCACCCATCCAGGAGGAGAACGAGGAGGGCAGCCAATATCAGCCGGGCCAGCGGAGCAGCATCAACGATTTGCCACTGTTCAGCTCGCCCTCGCTGCCGAACATTTCGCTGGGGCGACCGCATTTACCCAACTCGGCGCAGGCGCATGCCCAGGTGAATGCCCAGGTGGCTGCCCAGGCTCAGGCCCAGGCGCAGGCACAGGCCCAGGCGCATGCCATGTTCGCGGCACTGGCTGCCGCCCAGGGTGGCTGCGGTCAGCCGGGCTACTACAACCCACTGGGCATGGCCTTCGTGGGCCGCCAACCGGCGCCGCTGGCCATGATTCCGGCCACGGGGATAGCGCCACAGCAACCGTCGCCGGTGGTGCGCAGTGCATCGGCCACCTCGACATCGTCGTCGCAGGCCTCGCTGGTGGGCGATGTGGCGCCACCGCAGGCGCATGCCGCCTCCACCATTCTgccctcgtcgtcgtcctaCATGCAGCAATTGGGCAGTGTGGCCGGCTCGGGGGTTAATCTCCatgccgccgccgtcgctgcagcggcagcagcagccgccgccgccggtTCACTGCCACCGACCAATAGCCATGGTCATGGACACGGCACCCACGCACATGCCCATGGGcacggacatggccatggccatggcctcTATGCGGGCCACCAGCACAACGTGCCCATCACGGACGCCCAGGTGGCGCAGGTGCATCTGCACAAACAGGGCCACCGGCCGCTGGGACGAACGCAGTCGGCACCACTGCCCCTTGGCCATCCGATGCTGACCGGCGCTGTGCAGTTGAATGTGGTCCAGACGCACTACGAGAATAGTGAG GCGGAACGGCAGGCGTACGAGCACCAGGTGGTTAACCAGAAAGTCCGTCAAACCGTCCTCACTCGCAgcggagctgctgcagcagccgctgccgccgccggcGTGAGCGTGGTGCGTGAGGCGCAGCtgaaggaggaggacgacgactCGGCCGCCGAGGTAATGGACCTCACGGACAAGAAAAAACCGCCGAAGACGGTGCTGACCAACACGATAGCCACCAGTACGTCCCAGAATCTGCCCGAAGCtttggcagcggcggcggcggcagccgCTTACCGTGCGCCGCACACCACGTCCGGTAactccatctccgtctccgCCTCCGTCACAAAGTCCGGCATTAAGCTGCGGGACCAGGAGTatctgcaacagcagcgggagcagctATTGCTCCTGCAGCAGGAGGAAGAACTGGCGAAGAGCCTGATGCGTCCGCTCTCGCGAACGCTTAGCAGTCCGCTGGTGCCGCTGGGGCCACATGGTCTAAGTCAGATTCCCGACACTGGACAGCAGCCGGCACCGATAGCCACATCCTCGTCGGCCGATCATATACCGCCCGTCAACCTCTCGCTGCCGCATCGCCAGCACCGCCAGCTAATGAGCACCCTATATGCCAGCCAATTGCGTAACCATCAGCCAACGGCGAGTGGTTCACCGCCGCACAAGGTCACCACCGGTTTGGCCTACGATCCGCTTATGCTGAAGCACTCGTGTATTTGCGGGGACAATGCCCAGCATCCGGAGCACAGTGGTCGATTGCAGAGCGTGTGGGCACGGCTGAATGAAACGGATCTGGTGAAGCGTTGCGATCGCCTGCGCGCTCGCAAGGCGAcgcaggaggagctgcagaGTGTGCACACAGAGGCGCATGCCATGCTCTTCGGCTCGAATCAGTGTCAGTTGAGCAGGCCCAAGTTGGAGAACACGTTGTCGGCCAGCTTCGTTCGTCTGTCGTGCGGCGGTTTGGGTGTGGATCTGGATACCACGTGGAATGAGCACCATACGGCCACCGCTGCACGAATGGCCGCCGGTTGTGTTATCGACTTGGCGCTCAAGACGGCCAAGGGTGACCTGCGGAATGGTTTTGCCGTTGTGCGGCCGCCGGGCCATCATGCGGAGGCCAATCTGGCCATGGGCTTCTGTTTCTTCAATTCGATCGCCATTGCGGCCAAGCTGCTACGTCAGCGGATGCCCGAGGTGCGGCGCATCCTTATTGTCGATTGG GATGTGCATCACGGCAATGGCACACAGCAAGCATTCTACCAAAGTCCCGACATTCTATATCTTTCCATACATCGACACGATGACGGTAACTTCTTTCCCGGCACAGGTGGACCCACAGAG tgCGGCTCCGGTGCTGGTCTCGGCTTTAACGTGAACATCTCATGGTCTGGGGCACTTAATCCGCCACTGGGCGACGCCGAGTATATCGCTGCATTCCGTACCGTTGTGATGCCCATCGCGCGGAGCTTTAATCCGGACATTGTGCTGGTATCCTCCGGTTTCGATGCGGCCACCGGCCATCCGGCACCGCTGGGTGGCTACCATGTCTCACCGGCCTGCTTTGGGTTCATGACCCGCGAACTACTTCAGCTGGCCAACGGCAAAGTGGTGCTGGCCCTCGAGGGCGGCTACGATCTGGCCGCCATCTGTGATTCCGCCCAGGAGTGTGTGCGGGCGCTGCTCGGCGATCCCGCTGCTCCCATAGCTAAGGCCGAGCTGGAGCGCCCGCCCTGCCAGAATGCCATCAATACGCTCCAGAAGACGATAGCCATTCAG CAAACGCACTGGCCCTGCGTGAGGATGCTGGAGCATACGGTGGGCTTGTCTGCGCTGGAGACGCTCAAGGTGGAGCACGACGAGTCCGAGACGATCAACGCCATGGCTGGCCTCTCGATGCAGTCGATGCACAG AACTCTATCCCGCGATGATTCCGAGGAGCCGATGGACCAGGATGAAACCAAATAG
- the LOC122623480 gene encoding histone deacetylase 4 isoform X2 has product MSSPDDRIPIHDLPSEAGSDERLLHITPATLTLDFKPHPAVDIDQQIMELKKSQELQKQRLINSFQEQSKQMELEHKLQLEHKYQELRNESMVTAAAAAAAAVAQEQHRQQLHQHQQQQQQQQQHQQQQHQQQHQQQQQQQQQQQARGRDGMKLKQNCSANASPEVKQILNCFILSRKSQAAASNGTTTTSPYRNRGVVKSSSGESLPAGTVTSAHPYKIPQPPPSLLKYESDFPLRKTASEPNLLKIRLKQSVIERKARIGGPAGARRHERLLQAAQRRQQKNSVLTNCNSTPDSGPNSPPSAAALAVGVVGSRGSPTSAPIQEENEEGSQYQPGQRSSINDLPLFSSPSLPNISLGRPHLPNSAQAHAQVNAQVAAQAQAQAQAQAQAHAMFAALAAAQGGCGQPGYYNPLGMAFVGRQPAPLAMIPATGIAPQQPSPVVRSASATSTSSSQASLVGDVAPPQAHAASTILPSSSSYMQQLGSVAGSGVNLHAAAVAAAAAAAAAAGSLPPTNSHGHGHGTHAHAHGHGHGHGHGLYAGHQHNVPITDAQVAQVHLHKQGHRPLGRTQSAPLPLGHPMLTGAVQLNVVQTHYENSEAERQAYEHQVVNQKVRQTVLTRSGAAAAAAAAAGVSVVREAQLKEEDDDSAAEVMDLTDKKKPPKTVLTNTIATSTSQNLPEALAAAAAAAAYRAPHTTSGNSISVSASVTKSGIKLRDQEYLQQQREQLLLLQQEEELAKSLMRPLSRTLSSPLVPLGPHGLSQIPDTGQQPAPIATSSSADHIPPVNLSLPHRQHRQLMSTLYASQLRNHQPTASGSPPHKVTTGLAYDPLMLKHSCICGDNAQHPEHSGRLQSVWARLNETDLVKRCDRLRARKATQEELQSVHTEAHAMLFGSNQCQLSRPKLENTLSASFVRLSCGGLGVDLDTTWNEHHTATAARMAAGCVIDLALKTAKGDLRNGFAVVRPPGHHAEANLAMGFCFFNSIAIAAKLLRQRMPEVRRILIVDWDVHHGNGTQQAFYQSPDILYLSIHRHDDGNFFPGTGGPTECGSGAGLGFNVNISWSGALNPPLGDAEYIAAFRTVVMPIARSFNPDIVLVSSGFDAATGHPAPLGGYHVSPACFGFMTRELLQLANGKVVLALEGGYDLAAICDSAQECVRALLGDPAAPIAKAELERPPCQNAINTLQKTIAIQQTHWPCVRMLEHTVGLSALETLKVEHDESETINAMAGLSMQSMHRTLSRDDSEEPMDQDETK; this is encoded by the exons CTCAAGAAGAGCCAGGAGCTGCAGAAGCAGCGGCTTATCAACTCGTTTCAGGAGCAATCGAAGCAAATGGAATTGGAGCATAAACTCCAACTGGAGCACAAGTATCAA GAATTGCGAAACGAGAGCATGGTgaccgccgccgctgctgcggcCGCTGCGGTCGCTCAGGAGCAACATCGCCAGCAGTTGcatcaacatcagcagcagcaacagcagcagcagcaacaccagcagcaacagcaccagcagcaacatcagcagcagcagcagcaacagcagcagcaacaggcacGCGGCAGGGATGGCATGAAACTCAAGCAGAACTGTAGTGCCAATGCCAGTCCCGAGGTCAAACAGATTCTCAAC TGCTTCATCCTGAGCAGGAAGTCGCAGGCGGCGGCCTCGAATGGCACAACGACAACGTCGCCCTACAGGAATCG CGGCGTGGTGAAGAGCTCCTCGGGCGAATCCCTCCCAGCCGGAACCGTGACCAGTGCGCATCCGTACAAAATACCTCAGCCGCCCCCCTCACTGCTCAAATATGAATCCGATTTTCCGCTAAGGAAGACAG CATCCGAACCCAACCTGCTGAAGATCCGGCTGAAGCAGAGCGTCATCGAGCGCAAGGCCCGCATCGGAGGACCGGCGGGAGCCCGGCGCCACGAACGACTCCTCCAGGCGGCGCAGCGCCGGCAGCAAAAGAACTCGGTTCTCACAA ACTGCAACAGTACACCGGACTCTGGACCCAATTCGCCGCCCTCGGCAGCCGCGCtggcggtgggcgtggtcggTAGCCGTGGATCACCGACGAGTGCACCCATCCAGGAGGAGAACGAGGAGGGCAGCCAATATCAGCCGGGCCAGCGGAGCAGCATCAACGATTTGCCACTGTTCAGCTCGCCCTCGCTGCCGAACATTTCGCTGGGGCGACCGCATTTACCCAACTCGGCGCAGGCGCATGCCCAGGTGAATGCCCAGGTGGCTGCCCAGGCTCAGGCCCAGGCGCAGGCACAGGCCCAGGCGCATGCCATGTTCGCGGCACTGGCTGCCGCCCAGGGTGGCTGCGGTCAGCCGGGCTACTACAACCCACTGGGCATGGCCTTCGTGGGCCGCCAACCGGCGCCGCTGGCCATGATTCCGGCCACGGGGATAGCGCCACAGCAACCGTCGCCGGTGGTGCGCAGTGCATCGGCCACCTCGACATCGTCGTCGCAGGCCTCGCTGGTGGGCGATGTGGCGCCACCGCAGGCGCATGCCGCCTCCACCATTCTgccctcgtcgtcgtcctaCATGCAGCAATTGGGCAGTGTGGCCGGCTCGGGGGTTAATCTCCatgccgccgccgtcgctgcagcggcagcagcagccgccgccgccggtTCACTGCCACCGACCAATAGCCATGGTCATGGACACGGCACCCACGCACATGCCCATGGGcacggacatggccatggccatggcctcTATGCGGGCCACCAGCACAACGTGCCCATCACGGACGCCCAGGTGGCGCAGGTGCATCTGCACAAACAGGGCCACCGGCCGCTGGGACGAACGCAGTCGGCACCACTGCCCCTTGGCCATCCGATGCTGACCGGCGCTGTGCAGTTGAATGTGGTCCAGACGCACTACGAGAATAGTGAG GCGGAACGGCAGGCGTACGAGCACCAGGTGGTTAACCAGAAAGTCCGTCAAACCGTCCTCACTCGCAgcggagctgctgcagcagccgctgccgccgccggcGTGAGCGTGGTGCGTGAGGCGCAGCtgaaggaggaggacgacgactCGGCCGCCGAGGTAATGGACCTCACGGACAAGAAAAAACCGCCGAAGACGGTGCTGACCAACACGATAGCCACCAGTACGTCCCAGAATCTGCCCGAAGCtttggcagcggcggcggcggcagccgCTTACCGTGCGCCGCACACCACGTCCGGTAactccatctccgtctccgCCTCCGTCACAAAGTCCGGCATTAAGCTGCGGGACCAGGAGTatctgcaacagcagcgggagcagctATTGCTCCTGCAGCAGGAGGAAGAACTGGCGAAGAGCCTGATGCGTCCGCTCTCGCGAACGCTTAGCAGTCCGCTGGTGCCGCTGGGGCCACATGGTCTAAGTCAGATTCCCGACACTGGACAGCAGCCGGCACCGATAGCCACATCCTCGTCGGCCGATCATATACCGCCCGTCAACCTCTCGCTGCCGCATCGCCAGCACCGCCAGCTAATGAGCACCCTATATGCCAGCCAATTGCGTAACCATCAGCCAACGGCGAGTGGTTCACCGCCGCACAAGGTCACCACCGGTTTGGCCTACGATCCGCTTATGCTGAAGCACTCGTGTATTTGCGGGGACAATGCCCAGCATCCGGAGCACAGTGGTCGATTGCAGAGCGTGTGGGCACGGCTGAATGAAACGGATCTGGTGAAGCGTTGCGATCGCCTGCGCGCTCGCAAGGCGAcgcaggaggagctgcagaGTGTGCACACAGAGGCGCATGCCATGCTCTTCGGCTCGAATCAGTGTCAGTTGAGCAGGCCCAAGTTGGAGAACACGTTGTCGGCCAGCTTCGTTCGTCTGTCGTGCGGCGGTTTGGGTGTGGATCTGGATACCACGTGGAATGAGCACCATACGGCCACCGCTGCACGAATGGCCGCCGGTTGTGTTATCGACTTGGCGCTCAAGACGGCCAAGGGTGACCTGCGGAATGGTTTTGCCGTTGTGCGGCCGCCGGGCCATCATGCGGAGGCCAATCTGGCCATGGGCTTCTGTTTCTTCAATTCGATCGCCATTGCGGCCAAGCTGCTACGTCAGCGGATGCCCGAGGTGCGGCGCATCCTTATTGTCGATTGG GATGTGCATCACGGCAATGGCACACAGCAAGCATTCTACCAAAGTCCCGACATTCTATATCTTTCCATACATCGACACGATGACGGTAACTTCTTTCCCGGCACAGGTGGACCCACAGAG tgCGGCTCCGGTGCTGGTCTCGGCTTTAACGTGAACATCTCATGGTCTGGGGCACTTAATCCGCCACTGGGCGACGCCGAGTATATCGCTGCATTCCGTACCGTTGTGATGCCCATCGCGCGGAGCTTTAATCCGGACATTGTGCTGGTATCCTCCGGTTTCGATGCGGCCACCGGCCATCCGGCACCGCTGGGTGGCTACCATGTCTCACCGGCCTGCTTTGGGTTCATGACCCGCGAACTACTTCAGCTGGCCAACGGCAAAGTGGTGCTGGCCCTCGAGGGCGGCTACGATCTGGCCGCCATCTGTGATTCCGCCCAGGAGTGTGTGCGGGCGCTGCTCGGCGATCCCGCTGCTCCCATAGCTAAGGCCGAGCTGGAGCGCCCGCCCTGCCAGAATGCCATCAATACGCTCCAGAAGACGATAGCCATTCAG CAAACGCACTGGCCCTGCGTGAGGATGCTGGAGCATACGGTGGGCTTGTCTGCGCTGGAGACGCTCAAGGTGGAGCACGACGAGTCCGAGACGATCAACGCCATGGCTGGCCTCTCGATGCAGTCGATGCACAG AACTCTATCCCGCGATGATTCCGAGGAGCCGATGGACCAGGATGAAACCAAATAG